In Acidobacteriota bacterium, a single genomic region encodes these proteins:
- the corA gene encoding magnesium/cobalt transporter CorA: MTVSPTPPQPPQAATLEPSLSPRPGCKISWFEVEDPNSSQLDALAKRFNLHPLQIEDCRHRPQRSKYEEHELYLFSVIKQIHNDTELIFSDIDVFIGKDFLITVTQGHSTLMDRVHRRIEEDGTDRLDKALYFLIDSLVDEYAPVIDLIAEETSDLEDTVLLDPGPDKLQTIFRLKRKLIEFRRIASSMREVVNAFMRKERGLVGDDLDPYFRDVYDHLVRTIDLIETYRDLLAGSLDIYLSAVANRTNEVMKVLTIWGTVALPLVIITGFFGMNLALPWQHTPYGAIYATVVMIGSVVVVLSYFRGKRWF, from the coding sequence ATGACTGTTTCACCCACACCGCCGCAGCCCCCCCAGGCCGCCACGCTCGAACCATCGCTTTCCCCGCGCCCGGGCTGCAAGATTTCCTGGTTCGAGGTGGAAGACCCGAACTCATCACAGCTAGACGCGCTGGCGAAGCGCTTCAACCTGCATCCTTTGCAGATCGAGGATTGCCGGCATCGTCCGCAGCGGTCGAAGTACGAGGAGCACGAGCTCTATTTGTTTTCCGTCATCAAGCAGATCCATAACGACACCGAGCTGATCTTCAGTGACATAGACGTCTTCATCGGCAAAGACTTCCTCATCACCGTGACCCAGGGACACTCCACCCTCATGGATAGGGTCCATCGCCGCATCGAGGAGGACGGCACCGACCGCCTCGACAAGGCGCTCTACTTTCTGATCGACTCCCTGGTCGACGAGTACGCGCCCGTCATCGACCTGATCGCGGAAGAGACTTCGGACCTGGAAGACACCGTGCTGCTCGACCCCGGGCCTGACAAGTTACAGACCATCTTCCGGCTCAAGCGCAAGCTCATCGAGTTCCGGCGCATCGCCTCCAGCATGCGCGAGGTGGTGAACGCGTTCATGCGCAAAGAACGCGGGCTGGTCGGCGACGACCTCGACCCCTACTTCCGCGACGTGTACGACCACCTCGTCCGCACCATCGACCTGATCGAGACCTATCGCGACCTGCTCGCCGGCTCGCTCGACATCTATCTTTCCGCCGTCGCCAACCGCACCAACGAGGTCATGAAGGTGCTGACCATTTGGGGGACGGTGGCGCTGCCCCTGGTCATCATCACGGGTTTCTTCGGGATGAACCTGGCGCTGCCCTGGCAGCACACGCCGTACGGCGCCATCTATGCCACCGTGGTGATGATCGGGTCGGTGGTGGTCGTGCTCTCTTATTTCCGCGGCAAGCGTTGGTTCTAA